The Apium graveolens cultivar Ventura chromosome 11, ASM990537v1, whole genome shotgun sequence genome has a window encoding:
- the LOC141695513 gene encoding uncharacterized protein LOC141695513: MSLLSWNCHGLGTPWAFQFLKEITLQKKPDFVFLSEIICKRGTVERLQRAIGFEGMVVVESQGHSGGVAFLWRNQQEVTLRSYSKNHVDTIIHTNNNNPFRVTGVYGEPDRSKRHETWQLIRNLSSNNTHPWVLIGDMNNVCSQIDKKGGRPYPDSLIQGFLQVLDDCSLIDMELQGYQYTWERGAGTADWIEVRLDRALATSEFMYMFKDVILSNLEVSTSDHCPLLLEFYKVHQISHPKRFRFENAWLREPMCKQLVKDVWFRNQGHSFYEKLTECADVLSEWGKEITGSFKNRTREYIRKIKALRGRRDDYSVTCLKDYQEKLAEVYAQQEAFWKQ, encoded by the coding sequence TGGAATTGCCATGGGCTTGGGACCCCATGGGCTTTTCAATTCCTTAAGGAGATAACTCTCCAAAAGAAACCCGATTTTGTTTTTCTGAGTGAAATTATTTGTAAGCGTGGCACAGTCGAAAGATTACAGCGAGCTATAGGGTTTGAAGGTATGGTAGTTGTTGAGTCGCAAGGTCATAGCGGAGGCGTGGCTTTTCTGTGGAGAAATCAACAAGAAGTGACATTGAGGTCGTATAGCAAAAATCATGTTGATACTATTATCCATacgaataataataatccttTCAGAGTTACAGGAGTGTATGGGGAACCTGACAGAAGCAAGAGGCATGAAACTTGGCAACTTATTCGAAATTTATCTTCCAACAATACTCATCCGTGGGTTCTCATTGGAGATATGAATAATGTTTGTTCTCAGATTGATAAGAAGGGAGGTAGACCATATCCGGATAGCCTTATCCAAGGTTTTCTTCAAGTTTTGGATGACTGCAGTCTTATAGACATGGAACTCCAAGGTTACCAGTATACGTGGGAAAGAGGAGCTGGCACCGCTGATTGGATAGAGGTTCGCCTTGATCGAGCATTGGctacatcagagtttatgtatATGTTTAAAGATGTCATTCTTTCAAACTTAGAAGTATCAACCTCGGATCATTGTCCTCTTCTTCTTGAGTTTTACAAAGTTCATCAAATCTCTCATCCGAAAAGATTTCGATTTGAGAACGCCTGGCTCCGGGAGCCCATGTGCAAGCAATTAGTCAAGGATGTTTGGTTCAGAAATCAGGGTCATTCTTTCTATGAGAAATTAACTGAGTGTGCAGATGTTTTATCCGAATGGGGAAAAGAAATTACTGGAAGTTTTAAAAATCGAACTCGGGAGTACATCAGGAAAATTAAAGCTCTAAGAGGGAGACGAGATGATTATTCTGTAACGTGCTTGAAAGATTACCAGGAAAAGCTAGCTGAAGTATACGCTCAACAAGAGGCTTTTTGGAAGCAATGA